In Desulfobulbus oralis, one DNA window encodes the following:
- a CDS encoding helix-turn-helix domain-containing protein yields MGLSCRKIATYLGRSHTSVCRELRRNSFPKVATPTRQQSAAPRKDVQCRGYGRKPQRACQKQKGRPHPMTESAFDAFRRGPVSWRRRSEPSGVL; encoded by the coding sequence ATGGGCTTGAGCTGCCGAAAAATCGCCACGTATCTTGGCCGAAGCCATACAAGCGTTTGCCGGGAGCTGCGCCGCAACAGTTTTCCAAAAGTGGCTACCCCAACCAGACAGCAGAGCGCCGCACCCAGAAAAGACGTACAATGCCGTGGCTATGGCCGGAAGCCACAACGGGCATGCCAAAAACAGAAAGGCCGCCCCCATCCAATGACGGAGTCGGCCTTTGATGCATTCCGCCGCGGCCCTGTCAGCTGGCGACGCAGGAGCGAACCGTCTGGGGTTTTGTAG
- a CDS encoding aldehyde dehydrogenase family protein, whose product MERLEIKNFINGKWGGPEENNDPLYNPSTGEKIGSVPISCLKTADEATTAAARAYETWSLMPIAKRIAYLYKIHACMTRDLEKLAWGIAYDQAKQIGEARGEVQRVIEIVESACSATVTMQGECLDLISGNINVKVVRQSLGVFAGVAPFNFPALVFGWFIPYAIVAGNTFVFKPSTQSPYFMQMMCDIFQEIGLPPGVVNVIHGHREIAETWYEDPRIAGVCLVGSTPTAKKMAAGCARGAKRSMLLGGAKNMLVVMEDADMDVFIDNYLNSCFGSAGQRCLAGSIVAIVPEIYEQVLERMIAASKTVRVGDALDPDVYMGPLISRKAADSVINYVDIALKYGHGCKLALDGRHPELPEKNKNGYFVGPTIIRDITPCNPIFTTEVFGPLVAVIKIANMDDALDLIRKSEFGNGACIFTQSQFYAEKFSRMADVGMVGVNVGICAPHPYVPFGGIKGSLLGTNKVQGKNGLEFFTQNKVTTIRTVDPKAQSAGATKPQTVRSCVAS is encoded by the coding sequence ATGGAACGACTCGAAATCAAAAATTTTATCAACGGTAAATGGGGCGGTCCTGAGGAGAATAATGATCCGCTCTACAACCCTTCTACAGGCGAAAAAATCGGTTCGGTGCCCATTTCCTGTCTAAAGACCGCCGATGAGGCCACCACCGCTGCCGCAAGGGCCTATGAAACCTGGAGCCTGATGCCGATCGCTAAGAGGATTGCCTATCTGTACAAGATTCACGCCTGCATGACCCGTGATCTGGAAAAGCTGGCTTGGGGTATTGCCTATGACCAGGCCAAACAGATCGGTGAAGCCCGGGGTGAGGTTCAACGCGTCATTGAAATTGTGGAGTCAGCCTGTTCTGCCACGGTAACGATGCAGGGTGAATGTCTGGATCTGATCTCCGGCAACATCAATGTCAAGGTCGTAAGGCAGTCACTGGGCGTTTTTGCCGGAGTAGCTCCTTTTAACTTCCCAGCCTTGGTATTTGGCTGGTTCATTCCCTATGCCATTGTGGCTGGCAACACCTTTGTTTTCAAACCTTCAACGCAGTCCCCGTACTTCATGCAAATGATGTGCGACATTTTTCAGGAGATCGGATTGCCCCCCGGTGTGGTCAATGTCATCCACGGGCATCGTGAAATTGCCGAGACTTGGTATGAGGATCCCAGGATTGCCGGCGTTTGTCTAGTCGGCTCCACGCCCACAGCCAAAAAAATGGCCGCTGGCTGCGCTCGTGGTGCCAAGCGATCCATGTTGCTTGGCGGCGCGAAGAACATGCTCGTGGTTATGGAAGATGCCGACATGGATGTCTTCATTGACAATTATCTAAACTCCTGCTTTGGGTCTGCAGGTCAACGCTGCCTTGCCGGTTCGATCGTTGCCATTGTACCCGAAATTTACGAACAGGTTCTGGAACGTATGATTGCAGCATCCAAGACTGTCAGGGTTGGCGACGCGCTGGATCCCGACGTGTATATGGGCCCCCTGATTTCCCGCAAGGCAGCCGACAGCGTCATCAACTACGTTGACATTGCCCTGAAGTATGGGCATGGGTGCAAGCTGGCCTTGGACGGCCGTCATCCCGAATTGCCTGAAAAAAACAAAAATGGCTATTTTGTCGGTCCCACCATCATTCGGGACATCACCCCTTGCAACCCAATCTTTACGACCGAAGTGTTTGGCCCACTGGTTGCGGTCATCAAGATTGCCAACATGGACGATGCGCTGGATCTGATCCGTAAGTCAGAATTTGGCAACGGTGCTTGCATTTTCACGCAAAGCCAGTTTTATGCCGAAAAATTCAGCCGTATGGCTGATGTCGGCATGGTGGGAGTGAACGTCGGTATTTGTGCACCCCATCCCTATGTGCCCTTTGGCGGTATCAAGGGCTCCCTCCTTGGGACCAATAAGGTACAGGGCAAAAATGGCCTTGAATTTTTCACCCAGAATAAGGTGACGACCATTCGTACAGTTGATCCCAAAGCCCAGAGCGCTGGCGCTACAAAACCCCAGACGGTTCGCTCCTGCGTCGCCAGCTGA
- the rph gene encoding ribonuclease PH, translated as MRPNNRAVAALRPFNVSYGFQPHAEGSVLMSMGQTQVLCAVSVEDHVPPFLLGRGQGWITAEYGMLPRATKSRGRREAVSGISGRSHEIQRLIGRSLRMMVDLRLLGEHTLRVDCDVLNADGGTRCAAITGAALALRAALVRMVEREQLPALPELLPVAAVSAGIVDGQQVLDLEYVEDSAAEVDGNFVMAQDGRWVEIQATAEGRPFPPEAFAALATLAAAGLRDLFSALW; from the coding sequence ATGCGTCCCAACAATCGGGCTGTCGCTGCCCTGCGGCCCTTCAACGTGAGCTACGGCTTTCAGCCCCATGCCGAGGGATCGGTGCTGATGAGCATGGGCCAGACCCAGGTGCTCTGCGCGGTTTCGGTGGAAGACCATGTGCCCCCCTTTCTTCTGGGTCGGGGCCAGGGCTGGATTACCGCCGAGTACGGCATGCTGCCGCGCGCGACCAAAAGCCGCGGCCGGCGCGAGGCGGTGAGCGGCATTTCCGGCCGCAGCCATGAGATCCAGCGGCTGATTGGCCGCTCGCTGCGCATGATGGTGGATTTGCGGCTTTTGGGCGAGCATACGCTGAGGGTGGATTGCGATGTTTTGAATGCCGATGGCGGTACCCGCTGCGCGGCCATCACCGGCGCGGCCCTGGCTCTGCGGGCGGCGCTCGTGAGAATGGTCGAGCGGGAGCAGTTGCCGGCCCTGCCGGAACTGCTCCCCGTGGCCGCAGTGAGTGCGGGCATTGTGGACGGACAACAGGTCCTGGATCTGGAATATGTCGAGGATTCGGCAGCCGAGGTGGATGGGAACTTTGTCATGGCGCAGGATGGCCGCTGGGTGGAAATCCAGGCCACGGCCGAGGGCCGGCCGTTTCCGCCGGAGGCCTTCGCTGCGCTTGCCACTCTCGCGGCTGCCGGCCTGCGGGATCTCTTTTCCGCCCTGTGGTAG